The segment TTCTGCCTAACATTTAGTGTAAAATACTAAATCGTTTGGCTGTTTTATAAAGTGAAATAAATTATCAAAAAAGTAAAATATAAAAGAGGAGTTTTATCATAGCTTGTAGAACTATCACAGTAATAACCTATTTAAATGTGTTTGTTAAAAGGAGACAGTATTATGGGAATCTTTAAAAAGCTATGTATGACCTCTATGTTAGGTGTTATGTTGGCGGTACCTACGTATGCAACTGTTGTTACAGGTAGTCAGTCCGATGTAAACATGGAATTAAAATATCCATTGGTATATACCAATAATATGTTTGCACAAAAGGCAATTAATACAGACATTGCTAACTATGTTTTATACGCAAAATCAGTTTATTACGATCAACATGCATATCAAGTAAAGCAAAACTATAAAGTTACCTATGAAGACGCTCAAGTTGTATCTATTTTGTTAACTACCTATCATTACCATGCTGGTAGTGCACATGGTATGTATAACACCAAAGGTCTAGTATATAACAAGATTACGGGTCAAAGAATTCCATTATATAACTATGTTAAAATTGCTAATCCACAACAAATAGAACGAG is part of the Veillonella nakazawae genome and harbors:
- a CDS encoding DUF3298 and DUF4163 domain-containing protein encodes the protein MGIFKKLCMTSMLGVMLAVPTYATVVTGSQSDVNMELKYPLVYTNNMFAQKAINTDIANYVLYAKSVYYDQHAYQVKQNYKVTYEDAQVVSILLTTYHYHAGSAHGMYNTKGLVYNKITGQRIPLYNYVKIANPQQIERGINSGILRFYSEGHKKADLLPNWNVEYVSDNYYLKGKGAIGLVYQPYELGPYSYGNTYVEFSRQAIEYFNRMNF